A stretch of Pseudomonas sp. LRP2-20 DNA encodes these proteins:
- a CDS encoding acyl-CoA synthetase, producing the protein MRDYTEAARAFDHAQATMAALHGNLDALNACVECCDRHAGVGKLALVHVDREGNTRDYSFDQLKAQAARFANVLRAQGVGAGDRVAGLMPRTPELLVTILATWRLGAVYQPLFTAFGPKAIEHRLEQSHARVVVTDNHNRAKLDEVQACPTIITVKARSGELDFQQCLELASVDCEPVMRTGNDPFLLMFTSGTTGPAKPLEVPLRAIVAFQGYMRDAIDLRPDDNFWNLADPGWAYGLYYAVTGPLSLGHATTFYDGPFSVESCVRVIDQLGITNLAGSPTAYRLLIAAGDEFSAPIKGRLRVVSSAGEPLNPEVIRWFADELGVTIHDHYGQTELGMVLCNHHGLQHPVHLGSAGFAIPGHRIVVLDEQGNELPAGQPGILAVDREQSPLSWFSGYHGLPTKAFVGKYYLSGDTVELNLDGSISFVGRSDDVITTSGYRVGPFDVESALIEHPAVIEAAVIGKPDPERTELIKAFVVLASGYQGSNELQETLRQHVRQRLYAHAYPREIEFVSELPKTPSGKLQRFILRNQEVAKQHAQQATPASA; encoded by the coding sequence ATGCGCGATTACACCGAGGCCGCTCGAGCGTTCGACCATGCCCAGGCCACCATGGCCGCATTGCATGGCAACCTCGATGCCCTCAATGCCTGTGTCGAATGCTGCGACCGCCATGCCGGGGTCGGCAAGCTGGCTCTGGTCCATGTAGACCGTGAGGGCAACACGCGCGACTACAGCTTCGATCAGCTCAAGGCACAGGCAGCCCGTTTTGCCAATGTGCTCAGGGCGCAGGGTGTGGGTGCTGGCGACCGGGTAGCCGGGCTGATGCCGCGTACTCCCGAACTGCTGGTCACCATTCTTGCCACCTGGCGCCTCGGCGCGGTGTACCAGCCGCTGTTCACCGCCTTCGGCCCCAAGGCCATCGAGCACCGCCTGGAACAGTCCCACGCCCGGGTCGTGGTCACCGATAACCACAACCGCGCCAAGCTGGACGAGGTGCAAGCCTGCCCGACGATCATTACCGTGAAGGCCCGCAGCGGCGAGCTGGATTTCCAGCAATGCCTGGAGCTGGCCTCGGTCGATTGCGAGCCGGTCATGCGCACGGGCAATGATCCCTTCCTGCTGATGTTCACGTCCGGCACCACCGGCCCGGCCAAACCGCTGGAAGTGCCGCTGCGTGCCATCGTCGCCTTTCAGGGCTACATGCGCGACGCCATCGACTTGCGCCCTGACGACAACTTCTGGAACCTGGCCGACCCAGGCTGGGCCTATGGCCTGTACTACGCTGTCACCGGCCCCTTGTCGCTGGGCCATGCCACCACCTTCTACGATGGCCCGTTCAGCGTCGAAAGCTGTGTACGGGTGATCGACCAACTGGGCATCACCAATCTGGCAGGCTCGCCCACCGCATACCGCCTGCTGATCGCAGCCGGTGATGAATTTTCGGCACCGATCAAAGGCCGCCTGCGCGTTGTCAGCAGTGCCGGCGAGCCGCTCAACCCAGAGGTGATCCGTTGGTTCGCCGATGAACTGGGCGTCACCATTCACGACCACTACGGCCAGACCGAACTGGGCATGGTGCTGTGCAACCATCATGGTCTGCAGCACCCGGTACACCTGGGTTCGGCCGGCTTCGCCATCCCCGGCCACCGCATCGTGGTGCTGGACGAGCAGGGTAACGAGCTGCCCGCCGGCCAGCCGGGCATTCTCGCGGTCGACCGCGAGCAGTCACCGCTGAGCTGGTTCAGTGGCTACCATGGTTTGCCGACCAAGGCCTTCGTCGGCAAGTACTACCTCAGCGGCGACACCGTCGAGTTGAACCTGGACGGCAGCATCAGCTTCGTCGGCCGCAGTGACGACGTGATCACCACCTCCGGCTACCGCGTTGGCCCGTTCGATGTGGAGAGCGCGCTGATCGAGCACCCGGCCGTGATCGAAGCCGCAGTGATTGGCAAGCCAGACCCGGAGCGCACCGAGCTGATCAAGGCTTTCGTGGTGCTGGCCAGCGGTTACCAAGGCAGTAACGAGCTACAGGAAACCCTGCGCCAGCACGTGCGCCAGCGGCTGTACGCCCATGCCTACCCCCGGGAAATCGAATTCGTCAGCGAGCTGCCCAAAACCCCGAGCGGCAAGCTGCAACGCTTCATCCTGCGCAACCAGGAAGTCGCCAAACAACACGCGCAACAGGCCACCCCTGCCAGCGCCTGA
- a CDS encoding enoyl-CoA hydratase encodes MAFETILLDIHGKVGLITLNRPQALNALNAQIVGEINQALDQLERDPNIGCVVLTGSAKAFAAGADIKEMAELQYPQIYVDDLFSDSDRIANRRKPIIAAVSGFALGGGCELAMMCDFILAADNAKFGQPEVNLGVLPGMGGTQRLTRAVGKAKAMELCLTGRLMGAEEAERAGLVARIVPQAELLEEALKVAATIASKSIPVSMMVKESVNRAFEVTLSEGVRFERRVFHAAFATEDQKEGMAAFIAKREAQFKDR; translated from the coding sequence ATGGCATTCGAAACCATCCTGTTGGACATCCACGGCAAGGTCGGCCTGATCACCCTCAACCGCCCGCAGGCGCTGAACGCGCTGAACGCGCAGATCGTCGGCGAGATCAACCAGGCCCTGGACCAGCTCGAACGCGACCCGAATATCGGCTGCGTGGTGCTTACCGGTTCTGCCAAGGCCTTTGCCGCTGGCGCCGACATCAAGGAAATGGCCGAACTGCAATACCCGCAGATCTACGTTGACGACCTGTTCAGCGACTCGGACCGCATTGCCAATCGCCGCAAGCCGATCATCGCTGCGGTGTCTGGTTTTGCCCTGGGCGGTGGCTGCGAACTGGCGATGATGTGCGACTTCATCCTCGCTGCCGACAATGCCAAGTTCGGTCAGCCGGAAGTCAACCTGGGCGTGCTGCCGGGCATGGGCGGCACCCAACGCCTGACCCGTGCGGTGGGCAAGGCCAAGGCCATGGAGCTGTGCCTGACCGGGCGCCTGATGGGCGCCGAAGAGGCCGAACGCGCAGGCCTTGTGGCGCGCATCGTGCCGCAGGCCGAATTGCTGGAAGAGGCGCTGAAGGTGGCGGCGACCATCGCCAGCAAGTCGATCCCGGTCAGCATGATGGTCAAGGAAAGCGTCAACCGTGCTTTCGAGGTCACCCTCAGTGAAGGTGTGCGTTTCGAACGTCGGGTGTTCCATGCGGCGTTCGCCACCGAAGACCAGAAAGAAGGCATGGCCGCCTTCATTGCCAAGCGCGAGGCGCAGTTCAAGGACCGCTGA
- a CDS encoding acyl-CoA dehydrogenase, producing MLVTDEQQQIADAVRAFAQERLKPFAEQWDKEHRFPKEAIEEMAELGLFGMLVPEQWGGSDTGYVAYAMALEEIAAGDGACSTIMSVHNSVGCVPILRFGTEQQKEQFLTPLAMGSMLGAFALTEPQAGSDASSLKARARLEGDHYVLDGSKQFITSGQNAGVVIVFAVTDPQAGKRGISAFIVPTDSPGYQVARVEDKLGQHASDTCQIVFDNVRVPVANRLGAEGEGYKIALANLEGGRIGIASQAVGMARAAFEVARDYANERQSFGKPLIEHQAVAFRLADMATKIAVARQMVLHAAALRDAGRPALVEASMAKLFASEMAEKVCSDALQTLGGYGYLSDFPLERIYRDVRVCQIYEGTSDIQRMVIARNL from the coding sequence ATGCTGGTAACTGACGAGCAACAACAGATCGCCGATGCGGTCCGCGCCTTTGCCCAGGAGCGCCTTAAACCGTTTGCCGAGCAATGGGACAAGGAGCACCGCTTTCCAAAGGAGGCCATCGAGGAAATGGCCGAGCTCGGGCTGTTCGGCATGCTGGTGCCGGAGCAGTGGGGCGGCAGTGACACCGGTTACGTGGCTTACGCCATGGCGCTGGAGGAGATCGCGGCAGGTGACGGTGCCTGCTCGACCATCATGAGCGTGCACAACTCGGTGGGTTGCGTGCCGATCCTGCGTTTTGGCACCGAGCAGCAGAAAGAGCAGTTCCTCACGCCGCTGGCCATGGGCTCGATGCTCGGGGCGTTCGCCCTGACCGAACCGCAGGCCGGCTCCGACGCCAGCAGCCTGAAGGCCCGCGCACGGCTTGAGGGTGACCACTACGTGCTCGATGGCAGCAAGCAGTTCATCACGTCCGGGCAGAATGCCGGCGTGGTGATCGTCTTTGCCGTTACCGATCCGCAGGCTGGCAAGCGGGGCATCAGCGCCTTCATCGTGCCCACCGACTCACCGGGCTACCAGGTGGCCAGGGTCGAGGACAAGCTCGGCCAGCACGCCTCCGATACCTGCCAGATCGTCTTCGACAATGTGCGCGTACCGGTGGCCAACCGCCTGGGCGCGGAAGGTGAGGGCTACAAGATCGCTCTGGCCAACCTCGAAGGTGGTCGTATCGGCATTGCTTCGCAGGCCGTCGGCATGGCCCGTGCGGCTTTCGAAGTGGCGCGCGACTACGCCAACGAACGGCAAAGTTTTGGCAAACCGCTGATCGAGCACCAGGCCGTGGCCTTCCGCCTGGCCGACATGGCCACCAAGATTGCCGTGGCCCGGCAGATGGTGCTGCACGCCGCCGCACTGCGTGATGCCGGGCGCCCGGCGTTGGTGGAAGCGTCCATGGCCAAGCTTTTTGCCTCGGAAATGGCCGAGAAGGTCTGTTCGGATGCCTTGCAGACCCTGGGCGGATATGGCTATCTGAGCGACTTCCCGCTGGAGCGGATCTACCGCGACGTTCGGGTCTGCCAGATCTACGAAGGCACCAGCGACATTCAGCGCATGGTCATTGCGCGCAATCTTTGA
- a CDS encoding SDR family NAD(P)-dependent oxidoreductase — protein MQIANKHFIVSGAASGLGAATAQMLVEAGAKVMLVDLNAQAVEAKARELGDNARFAVADISDEQAAQAAVDAAVSAFGSLHGLVNCAGIVGAEKVLGKQGPHGLASFAKVINVNLVGSFNLLRLAAAAMAEGPADDGGERGVIINTASIAAYDGQIGQAAYAASKGAIASLTLPAARELARFGIRVMTIAPGIFETPMMAGMTEEVRASLSAGVPFPPRLGRPQEYAALARHIIENSMLNGEVIRLDGALRMAAK, from the coding sequence ATGCAGATAGCCAACAAACACTTCATCGTCAGCGGCGCGGCCTCCGGCCTGGGCGCGGCCACCGCGCAGATGCTGGTCGAGGCTGGCGCCAAGGTCATGCTGGTCGACCTCAATGCCCAGGCCGTCGAGGCCAAGGCACGCGAACTGGGTGACAACGCCCGCTTCGCGGTGGCCGACATCAGTGACGAACAGGCCGCTCAGGCGGCGGTGGATGCAGCTGTAAGCGCCTTTGGCAGCCTGCACGGGCTGGTCAATTGCGCCGGCATCGTCGGCGCCGAAAAAGTGCTTGGCAAACAGGGGCCGCATGGCCTGGCCAGTTTCGCCAAGGTCATCAACGTCAACCTGGTCGGTAGTTTCAACCTGCTGCGCCTGGCTGCCGCGGCCATGGCTGAAGGGCCGGCCGATGACGGCGGCGAGCGCGGTGTGATCATCAATACGGCTTCTATCGCCGCCTATGATGGCCAGATCGGCCAGGCAGCCTACGCCGCCTCCAAGGGCGCCATCGCCAGCCTGACCTTGCCGGCCGCCCGCGAGCTGGCGCGTTTTGGTATCCGCGTGATGACCATCGCCCCGGGCATCTTCGAAACGCCCATGATGGCCGGCATGACCGAGGAAGTACGCGCTTCGCTGTCGGCAGGCGTGCCGTTCCCACCGCGTCTGGGGCGCCCGCAGGAATATGCCGCCCTGGCCCGCCACATCATCGAGAACAGCATGCTCAACGGCGAGGTGATCCGCCTCGACGGCGCACTGCGCATGGCTGCCAAGTAA
- a CDS encoding NEL-type E3 ubiquitin ligase domain-containing protein, giving the protein MLQPSEHPKLAHPVNDFIVEILPDWLSKAGAEPIKALRAAVADHLVSRSMLTARLKRLQPLDRFAKERLNPAIEAKLQMQLDLDNVVWREERLRLSPRPFDPGLGVLPPDYEQVLVYQPLLQTLMQNFTDGESFFELTAVIKQQPAEGSSAQVLSWQIDDLVSLCREADVGAAYQQHLDQVLTADFSTALANDLRTRLALVVEIAALRKQLQSSDLNMLRLLIQGRAARHAQGWSGVARALRVLDCQVDGAMAFELIEPPRRQSDIPGGPPDRLKGVIIYLPDDHEQPLRRFADWDAVNSALVRSMRGKAFRSAFVQRIALHERAAFLTLLGKRMSDDEPDLQPTWLAIKDDVFTAMARRHARRIREDARFLAVPTADVDRRASAERLAALEGAGLGLLGLAGLFVPVINAVLLGDLARQLLTQVYEGADHWAQGHQHEALEHLVGLAASVALLGTATLGVHALRSAFVDTLEPVTTESGLQRLWLNDLTPYRTAASDITLTERHDGLFSGDDQLWWHNQGAFYAVRQDGDGTWRLLHQGGVERFGPGLRGNGERGWWLRYDRPLEWQGSSRLLTSLWPAARALSAEQVEQILLVAGVDEAKLRQLLVESRPLPVGLRDTLRRFEVQRENEAFFDPAGAGPQYAERLTWCLDRLSLQEQAPDAQLAAISDAAQRLRQPMLDHFAEASLPDDPALAVIRRDFPGLPKAYALDVLKAASPQMRQRMVEDLRLPLALAQQARRLLLEVRLVRMREALFLHGSYGPDLVRLVFALLRRQGLSAGQINLVLRERSSTGAVQARLLPAFGDASQTLDLVWTDGSFQLYDERGLASDLEVAEPQGLFDVLAATLSSSMLERLGGGGENGPGHIRARMQALLPRDREGLLALLGWREAKPLGAAIQRLDDGRVGYPLGPVLSCLDSPGTTLRRRVRSLYPGFSEAQVERFIHFLLLRRSSPFTTLLHQEMEYDALDRSLRAWARQGDAAQWRLRSLASDEFRRTWRLEGPRIVERVEGAPGDVEARWSMRLALAALPLGDLPDIPGGTDFSHVTHLTLVNLRLTVVPAGFLENFPSLKSLDLSFNDLHTLPHGLERLTELRELILAGNRLRLTQAQADVLARLTTLRHLNLSDNPIGAVTLRVGQLVNLQALVVRSAGLRAMPEGLERCERLTLIDFRNNQIEAVTPALLNSPVQRRQVIVLSGNPVAAMLNDQLRRHRLAPIEDVEPALSGSRWLATLDETEYAARSAQWDTLRATPGSDAFFGLLDELVESADFRAAAQATAERVWRVIGAAAGDDRIRQDLFDIAADPRTCADSVAHCFSNLEVQMHVSQFTHNGAPAATSSERLQLAQRLFRLEKVNALARAMMDERYGNGQWRGTHDEEEVEVSLAYRTGLAERLNLLGQPRHMLFGSLAGVTQADLDKAYQQVISAEASEERVVFISEREFWVDALRELHPEAFGAIDEAFQQSWETVEARWESSVASEAALGHQEYLRQATNLRKEREMALAALALKLTREAIETPV; this is encoded by the coding sequence ATGCTTCAACCGAGTGAACACCCCAAGCTCGCCCACCCGGTCAACGATTTCATCGTCGAAATACTGCCTGATTGGCTAAGCAAAGCAGGGGCAGAACCGATCAAGGCACTGCGCGCAGCCGTGGCTGATCACCTGGTGAGCCGCAGCATGCTGACCGCACGGCTGAAGCGCCTGCAACCGCTGGACCGCTTCGCCAAAGAGCGCCTGAACCCTGCCATCGAAGCGAAGCTGCAGATGCAGCTGGACCTGGATAACGTGGTGTGGCGTGAAGAGCGCCTGCGCCTCAGCCCGCGGCCTTTTGACCCGGGATTGGGCGTATTGCCCCCTGATTATGAACAGGTGCTGGTCTACCAGCCGCTGCTGCAGACACTCATGCAGAACTTCACGGATGGCGAATCGTTCTTCGAACTGACGGCGGTCATCAAGCAACAGCCGGCCGAAGGCTCATCGGCACAGGTGCTGAGCTGGCAGATCGATGACCTGGTCAGCCTGTGTCGTGAGGCTGATGTTGGCGCTGCGTACCAGCAGCATCTTGACCAGGTGCTGACTGCGGATTTTTCCACGGCCCTGGCTAACGATCTGCGCACCCGTCTGGCGCTGGTGGTGGAAATCGCCGCATTGCGAAAGCAACTCCAGAGCAGTGATCTGAACATGCTTCGCCTGCTCATCCAAGGCAGAGCTGCCCGACATGCTCAGGGCTGGAGTGGTGTTGCCAGGGCTTTGCGGGTTCTCGATTGCCAGGTCGATGGCGCCATGGCCTTTGAGTTGATCGAACCGCCGCGACGCCAGAGTGATATCCCGGGTGGCCCGCCGGACAGACTCAAGGGGGTGATCATCTACTTGCCTGATGACCATGAGCAGCCCTTGCGGCGTTTTGCGGACTGGGATGCGGTCAATAGTGCGCTGGTGCGGAGCATGCGGGGTAAGGCTTTCAGAAGCGCATTCGTCCAGCGTATCGCATTGCATGAGCGGGCAGCTTTCCTGACGTTGCTGGGCAAGCGCATGAGCGACGATGAACCGGATCTGCAACCGACCTGGCTAGCGATAAAGGATGATGTCTTCACCGCCATGGCCAGGCGACACGCCCGGCGTATCAGGGAAGACGCTCGCTTCCTCGCAGTGCCCACTGCCGACGTGGACCGCCGCGCCAGCGCTGAGCGGCTTGCTGCGCTGGAAGGCGCAGGGCTGGGCTTGCTGGGCCTTGCCGGGCTGTTCGTGCCCGTCATCAATGCTGTGCTGCTGGGTGACCTTGCCCGGCAATTGCTGACCCAGGTGTATGAAGGTGCCGATCACTGGGCCCAGGGGCATCAGCACGAGGCGCTGGAACATCTGGTGGGCCTTGCCGCCTCTGTCGCGCTGCTGGGCACTGCCACATTGGGGGTACATGCCCTGCGCAGTGCTTTCGTCGACACCCTGGAGCCTGTCACTACCGAGTCGGGCTTGCAGCGCCTGTGGCTGAATGATCTGACGCCGTATCGCACCGCGGCATCCGACATTACCCTGACCGAGCGGCACGACGGCTTGTTCTCTGGCGACGATCAGCTCTGGTGGCACAATCAGGGGGCGTTCTACGCTGTGCGCCAGGATGGCGATGGCACCTGGCGCTTGTTGCACCAGGGCGGTGTCGAACGCTTCGGCCCAGGGTTGCGAGGCAATGGCGAGCGTGGCTGGTGGTTGCGTTACGACCGGCCGCTGGAATGGCAAGGCAGCTCCAGGCTGCTGACCAGCCTGTGGCCGGCTGCGAGGGCCCTGAGTGCCGAACAGGTCGAGCAGATTCTGCTGGTGGCTGGCGTGGACGAGGCGAAGCTGCGGCAGCTGCTGGTGGAGAGCCGGCCGCTGCCGGTCGGGCTACGAGACACCCTGCGACGTTTCGAGGTGCAGCGCGAGAATGAAGCATTTTTCGACCCGGCTGGGGCAGGGCCGCAGTACGCCGAGCGGCTGACGTGGTGCCTCGACAGGTTATCGCTGCAGGAGCAGGCGCCGGACGCACAGCTCGCAGCGATCAGCGATGCCGCGCAACGCTTGCGCCAACCCATGCTCGACCATTTCGCCGAAGCCAGCCTGCCAGACGATCCGGCACTTGCCGTGATCAGGCGCGATTTCCCCGGCCTGCCGAAAGCCTATGCACTGGACGTGCTCAAGGCCGCTTCGCCGCAAATGCGCCAGCGCATGGTCGAAGACTTGCGCTTGCCACTGGCCCTCGCGCAGCAGGCGCGGCGCCTGCTGCTGGAGGTGCGCCTGGTGCGCATGCGTGAGGCGTTGTTCCTGCACGGCAGCTATGGCCCAGACCTGGTGCGTTTGGTGTTTGCCCTGCTTCGGCGACAGGGTTTGAGTGCCGGGCAGATCAATCTTGTGTTACGTGAGCGGAGCTCCACCGGTGCGGTACAGGCGCGGTTGCTGCCGGCTTTTGGCGATGCATCGCAGACCCTCGACCTGGTATGGACAGACGGCAGCTTCCAACTGTATGACGAAAGAGGCCTTGCCAGCGATCTTGAGGTGGCCGAGCCGCAGGGCTTGTTCGACGTGCTGGCGGCTACGCTATCGAGCAGTATGCTAGAGCGTCTGGGCGGGGGCGGTGAGAACGGGCCCGGTCATATCAGGGCAAGGATGCAGGCGTTGTTGCCGCGGGATCGTGAGGGCCTGCTGGCATTGCTCGGCTGGCGCGAAGCCAAGCCGCTGGGCGCGGCCATCCAGCGACTGGACGATGGCCGCGTCGGTTACCCCCTGGGCCCTGTGCTGTCATGCCTGGATTCACCTGGGACCACGTTGCGGCGCCGGGTGCGCAGCCTCTATCCCGGCTTCAGCGAGGCTCAGGTCGAGCGGTTCATTCACTTTCTGCTCCTGCGCAGGTCATCCCCCTTTACCACCTTGCTGCATCAGGAAATGGAGTATGACGCGCTGGATCGCAGCTTGAGAGCCTGGGCCCGGCAGGGGGATGCCGCGCAATGGCGGCTGCGCTCTCTGGCCAGCGATGAATTCCGCCGCACCTGGCGGCTGGAGGGGCCACGGATCGTGGAAAGGGTGGAGGGCGCACCTGGCGATGTGGAGGCGCGCTGGAGCATGCGCCTGGCCCTTGCTGCTTTGCCGTTAGGCGACCTGCCCGACATTCCTGGAGGAACCGATTTTTCTCATGTGACGCATTTGACCCTGGTCAATCTGAGACTGACGGTGGTGCCGGCAGGCTTCCTTGAAAACTTCCCCTCCCTGAAGAGCCTGGACCTGAGCTTCAACGACCTTCACACATTGCCACACGGTCTGGAGCGCCTTACCGAGCTGCGCGAGCTGATCCTGGCCGGCAACCGCCTTCGCCTGACCCAGGCACAGGCCGATGTGCTGGCACGTCTGACCACGTTGCGCCACCTGAACCTGAGTGACAACCCGATCGGCGCTGTTACCTTGCGTGTTGGACAGCTGGTCAATTTGCAGGCGCTGGTTGTACGAAGCGCTGGATTGCGGGCCATGCCTGAGGGGCTCGAGCGCTGCGAAAGGCTCACCCTCATCGATTTTCGCAACAACCAGATTGAAGCCGTTACGCCGGCGCTGCTGAACTCGCCCGTGCAACGGCGCCAGGTGATAGTCCTGAGCGGCAACCCGGTGGCTGCGATGCTGAACGATCAGTTGCGTCGGCATCGGCTGGCGCCGATCGAAGATGTCGAGCCTGCATTGTCTGGCAGCCGGTGGCTGGCCACGCTTGATGAAACTGAATACGCGGCCCGCAGCGCGCAGTGGGACACGTTGCGCGCTACACCGGGTAGCGATGCATTCTTCGGCTTGCTCGACGAACTGGTCGAGAGTGCCGATTTCAGGGCTGCCGCGCAGGCCACTGCAGAGCGGGTCTGGCGGGTTATCGGCGCGGCAGCCGGGGATGACCGCATTCGTCAGGACCTCTTCGACATCGCCGCTGATCCACGTACCTGCGCCGACAGTGTGGCCCACTGTTTCAGCAACCTTGAAGTGCAGATGCATGTGTCGCAATTCACCCACAACGGGGCACCCGCAGCCACCAGCAGCGAACGGCTGCAGCTTGCCCAGCGCCTGTTCCGCCTGGAAAAGGTCAATGCCCTGGCCCGGGCGATGATGGATGAGCGCTACGGAAACGGTCAGTGGCGGGGGACCCATGACGAAGAGGAGGTGGAAGTGAGCCTGGCCTACCGCACCGGCCTGGCCGAGCGCCTGAACCTGTTGGGGCAGCCACGGCACATGTTGTTCGGCTCATTGGCCGGTGTCACCCAGGCGGATCTGGACAAAGCCTATCAGCAGGTAATCAGTGCCGAAGCGTCCGAGGAGCGGGTGGTCTTCATCAGTGAGCGTGAGTTCTGGGTGGACGCGTTGCGCGAACTGCACCCCGAAGCCTTTGGCGCCATCGATGAAGCGTTCCAGCAAAGCTGGGAAACCGTTGAAGCCCGGTGGGAGTCGAGCGTCGCCAGCGAAGCGGCATTGGGGCATCAGGAGTACCTGCGCCAGGCCACCAACCTGCGCAAGGAACGCGAGATGGCCTTGGCCGCCCTGGCCCTGAAGCTGACCCGCGAAGCAATCGAAACCCCGGTATAG
- a CDS encoding acetyl-CoA C-acyltransferase, with translation MNLANDPIVIVSAVRTPMGGLQGDLKSLTAPQLGSAAIRGAVERAGIDASSVEQVLFGCVLPAGLGQAPARQAALGAGLDKHTTCTTLNKMCGSGMQAAIMAHDLLLAGTADVVVAGGMESMSNAPYLLDKARGGYRMGHGRIIDHMFMDGLEDAYDKGRLMGTFAEDCAQANAFSREAQDQFAIASLTRAQDAIKNGRFAAEIVPVEVTEGKEKRTIKDDEQPPKARLDKIPQLKPAFRDGGTVTAANSSSISDGAAALVLMRRSEADKRGLKPLAVIHGHAAFADTPALFPTAPIGAIDKLMKRTGWSLGEVDLFEINEAFAVVTLAAMKHLDLPHDKVNIHGGACALGHPIGASGARILVTLLSALRQNNLRRGVAAICIGGGEATAMAVECLY, from the coding sequence ATGAACCTCGCCAATGACCCGATCGTTATCGTCAGCGCCGTGCGCACGCCCATGGGCGGCCTGCAGGGCGATCTCAAGAGCCTGACCGCGCCGCAGCTGGGCAGCGCCGCCATCCGTGGTGCCGTGGAGCGCGCCGGCATCGATGCCAGCAGTGTCGAGCAGGTGCTGTTCGGCTGCGTACTGCCCGCAGGCCTCGGCCAGGCACCGGCGCGCCAGGCGGCACTCGGTGCCGGGCTGGACAAGCACACCACCTGCACCACGCTGAACAAGATGTGTGGTTCGGGCATGCAGGCGGCGATCATGGCCCATGACCTGCTGCTGGCCGGCACGGCCGATGTGGTGGTGGCCGGTGGCATGGAGAGCATGAGCAACGCACCTTACCTGCTGGACAAGGCCCGTGGCGGCTACCGCATGGGCCACGGCAGGATCATCGACCACATGTTCATGGACGGCCTGGAAGACGCCTACGACAAGGGCCGCCTGATGGGCACCTTCGCCGAAGACTGCGCCCAGGCCAATGCCTTCAGCCGCGAAGCCCAGGACCAGTTCGCCATCGCCTCGCTGACCCGCGCCCAGGACGCTATCAAGAACGGTCGCTTTGCCGCCGAGATCGTGCCGGTCGAGGTCACCGAGGGCAAGGAGAAGCGCACCATCAAGGATGACGAACAGCCGCCCAAGGCGCGCCTGGACAAGATCCCGCAGCTCAAGCCGGCCTTTCGCGACGGCGGCACGGTGACCGCCGCCAACTCCAGTTCGATTTCCGACGGTGCCGCCGCGCTGGTGCTGATGCGCCGCTCCGAAGCCGACAAGCGAGGCCTCAAGCCGCTGGCGGTGATCCACGGCCACGCCGCCTTCGCCGACACCCCGGCACTGTTCCCGACCGCGCCGATCGGTGCCATTGACAAGCTGATGAAGCGCACCGGCTGGAGCCTGGGCGAAGTCGACCTGTTCGAGATCAACGAAGCGTTTGCCGTGGTCACCCTGGCCGCCATGAAGCACCTCGACCTGCCGCACGACAAGGTCAATATCCACGGAGGCGCCTGCGCCCTGGGCCACCCGATCGGCGCCTCGGGCGCGCGCATCCTGGTGACCCTGCTGTCGGCCCTGCGCCAGAACAACCTGCGCCGTGGTGTGGCAGCCATCTGCATCGGCGGTGGCGAGGCCACGGCCATGGCTGTCGAATGCCTGTATTGA